The DNA window TCAAAAGCACAAACACAGCCCAACACCGCGCAGAAAACAGCCAGACAGCGAAAGGAATGAATAATGGCGCAAAGGTTCGTGTAGTATGAGAAGTGCGCTCGCCAGGCATACATATACTGTAGAGCCGAGATCTCTAGTGAGAGCCAACGAGAGCGTTGCTGAAGCCGAGCAAAGCCATGCCAAGGAAACCAAAGAAAATACACAAGTTGCGACTGTGATTGAGGCTCAGACTCTCCACAAACAACTGCAAAGCTACACTAACCATTATCCCAGATGTAACAGCAAAGAGGCAAGCATATGCAACCGCACTGGGTTGCATGTTTGTTCTATCAGCAACCTTGAACCACAATGCAGCGATGCCTGCACCAATTGGCTGAGAAAGACCACCCAAGAAAGCTGACCAAGCCATGGCGCGCCAGCGAGAACCCAGCGCCATGTATAGGGGCAAACACATGGCGAAGCCTTCGGTGATATTGTGGACGAAAAGAGCCATGAAAACACTGAAGCCTAGAGAAGGGTTCACATGGTTGGTGGCATAAGTGATGAAGCCCTCAGGGAACTTGTGTAAGGCAATGGCTATAGAAGTTTGAAGACCAATGGACAAGAAGGCATTGGTTGGAACgtggtggtgatgttggGCCTCGACATCCTCATCGTCTGCTACAGATGAGCATGATGAATCGTGGTCGGAAGCTTCTTCCGGGACTACCGGTTCGATTGGCTCGCGCGACTTGGCTCTACTGATTCGGTATGTTGGTCTAACAAAAGGCTCTATAGACTCTTCACATTCATCACCATGCTGATGATCGTGATGGGCATGTGAATGCTCGTTTCCACGTAGGAAGGAGCCTGTGGTAGTTCGAAGAATCTGAGCTTGTCGTCCAGGTCTGCTAGGTAGGCTGACACGATTGTTGAGATGCTTGAAACACTCTTGGCCACATGGATCCGAGAACCCGTAACAGGAGTTTGACTCGTCACAGTTGCACTTTGTATCTTGTACAAAGGACATGACGCGCTTATGAACCTCTCGAATCGACTTTCTTCTCTCGGG is part of the Fusarium poae strain DAOMC 252244 chromosome 4, whole genome shotgun sequence genome and encodes:
- a CDS encoding hypothetical protein (TransMembrane:8 (o16-43i55-75o95-113i376-393o413-436i443-465o477-499i511-530o)~BUSCO:17163at5125), with translation MAISAASGGLDNDTRGWIMCVVSGIACVVGASIVCVDVIVRLFPGKKSFRIQDSNVFLACSLSLSFGVMLFSALYSMLPESKEYFEQAKWSKQAAGLTMMVCFVGGFIGIQGVSRLLHQFMPTHVVECDHSHDENATKDTSCQHDRRQSRARRRSSRPPSSPAPIDKSLSKLSTSQSPNTASESTPLLESTLDSPTSTLKRQASTRDELRRPASPIRSRTTTGITDAFPERRKSIREVHKRVMSFVQDTKCNCDESNSCYGFSDPCGQECFKHLNNRVSLPSRPGRQAQILRTTTGSFLRGNEHSHAHHDHQHGDECEESIEPFVRPTYRISRAKSREPIEPVVPEEASDHDSSCSSVADDEDVEAQHHHHVPTNAFLSIGLQTSIAIALHKFPEGFITYATNHVNPSLGFSVFMALFVHNITEGFAMCLPLYMALGSRWRAMAWSAFLGGLSQPIGAGIAALWFKVADRTNMQPSAVAYACLFAVTSGIMVSVALQLFVESLSLNHSRNLCIFFGFLGMALLGFSNALVGSH